A single region of the Spirochaetota bacterium genome encodes:
- the gspI gene encoding type II secretion system minor pseudopilin GspI: MKISNKGFTLIEILVAIAILSIAMLGIMSAVSSGILGITKNKNLTIAMLIAQSQMNKFLIDNQRGPDLEDEPVSEYPGFSFSRTITRYENAMIGPIDAYKVVITVKWIERQQQRSYSISYIYQKR; encoded by the coding sequence ATGAAGATATCCAATAAAGGATTTACATTAATTGAAATACTTGTAGCTATAGCAATTTTATCAATCGCAATGTTAGGTATCATGAGTGCAGTGTCATCTGGAATTTTGGGCATTACTAAAAATAAAAATTTAACTATTGCCATGCTTATAGCCCAAAGTCAGATGAATAAATTTTTAATAGATAACCAACGCGGTCCTGACTTGGAAGATGAACCGGTATCGGAGTACCCTGGATTCAGTTTTTCAAGGACAATTACTCGCTATGAAAATGCGATGATTGGCCCTATAGACGCATATAAGGTTGTCATTACTGTGAAGTGGATTGAGAGACAACAGCAACGTTCATACAGCATATCATATATTTACCAAAAGCGATAA